Proteins co-encoded in one Salvia splendens isolate huo1 chromosome 4, SspV2, whole genome shotgun sequence genomic window:
- the LOC121799755 gene encoding probable E3 ubiquitin-protein ligase RHA4A, translating into MKSPPKSQSPPHQYPQEIQLKLYQAFIFSIPILFSIILFLLFYLFYLKRRANSTSSAAAPPLLPTAAADATAPLDLKIEVKNMLCQILYDDSMKSRDSLCCVCLGEFELKEELLQVPACKHIFHMDCIRHWLHNHSTCPLCRAPVAPSSVAPTHQHHITITSEGSTSIVA; encoded by the exons ATGAAGTCTCCTCCCAAATCTCAGAGCCCTCCTCACCAATACCCTCAAGAAATCCAGCTTAAGCTATATCAAgcttttatattttcaattcCAATCCTTTTCTCAATcattttatttctcttattCTACCTTTTTTACCTCAAGAGAAGAGCAAACTCCACTTCCTCCGCCGCCGCACCTCCTCTTCTCCCCACCGCCGCCGCGGATGCTACTGCGCCG TTGGATTTGAAAATTGAAGTGAAGAACATGCTCTGCCAAATCCTCTACGATGACTCTATGAAATCAAGGGATTCATT gtgttgTGTTTGCTTGGGAGAGTTCGAGTTGAAAGAGGAGTTGCTTCAAGTGCCGGCATGCAAGCACATTTTCCACATGGACTGCATCCGCCACTGGCTCCATAACCACTCTACATGCCCACTCTGTAGAGCCCCCGTTGCGCCCTCCTCCGTTGCTCCCACGCACCAACACCATATAACCATAACATCTGAGGGATCAACAAGTATTGTTGCCTAG